In Gordonia iterans, the following proteins share a genomic window:
- a CDS encoding thiolase domain-containing protein encodes MTTQQQPRIAIVGFAHSRNVAATTGTTNGVEMLIPCFDRLYSQLGITRSDIDFWCSGSSDYLAGRAFSFISAIDAIGAVPPINESHVEMDGAWALYEAWVKILTGEVDVALAYGFGKASAGNSDRTLAFQTDPYTVAPLVPDARSLAGLQARTGIDSGAWTERDMAEVAARTTGTAADELLATDYVADPLRPHDIAPYADAAAAVVIATEERARELAENPAFITGWDHRIDSPNFGARDLTRSPSTELAGDTAFGDRDRAVDVAELQAPYTHQELILRQALRLPDSVQINPSGGALTGNALFSGGLQRIGYAAHAILTGRAETALGHATSGPLLQQNMVVTLAGGEN; translated from the coding sequence ATGACCACACAGCAACAGCCCCGCATCGCTATCGTCGGATTCGCCCACAGCCGCAACGTCGCCGCCACCACCGGCACCACCAACGGCGTCGAGATGCTGATCCCCTGCTTCGACCGTCTCTACTCGCAGCTCGGGATCACCCGCTCGGACATCGACTTCTGGTGCAGCGGTTCGTCGGATTACCTTGCCGGGCGGGCATTCTCGTTCATCTCGGCGATCGACGCCATCGGCGCGGTGCCGCCGATCAACGAGTCGCACGTCGAGATGGACGGAGCGTGGGCCCTGTACGAGGCCTGGGTCAAGATCCTGACCGGCGAGGTCGACGTCGCCCTCGCCTACGGCTTCGGCAAGGCGTCGGCCGGGAACTCCGACCGCACGCTGGCGTTCCAGACCGATCCGTACACCGTCGCACCGCTGGTACCCGACGCCCGGTCGCTCGCCGGCCTCCAGGCGCGGACCGGCATCGACTCCGGCGCCTGGACCGAGCGCGACATGGCCGAAGTCGCCGCCCGCACCACCGGAACCGCCGCGGACGAGCTGCTGGCGACCGACTACGTGGCCGATCCCCTTCGCCCCCACGACATCGCGCCGTACGCGGACGCCGCCGCGGCCGTCGTCATCGCCACCGAGGAGCGCGCCCGCGAGCTCGCCGAGAACCCGGCCTTCATCACCGGATGGGATCACCGGATCGACTCGCCGAACTTCGGCGCGCGGGACCTCACCCGGTCGCCGTCGACCGAGCTGGCCGGCGACACCGCGTTCGGCGACCGCGACCGCGCCGTCGACGTCGCCGAGTTGCAAGCGCCGTACACCCATCAGGAACTCATCCTGCGCCAGGCGCTCCGGCTGCCCGACTCCGTACAGATCAATCCTTCGGGCGGCGCGCTGACCGGCAACGCCTTGTTCTCCGGCGGACTGCAGCGCATCGGCTACGCGGCGCACGCGATTCTCACCGGGCGAGCAGAGACTGCACTGGGTCACGCGACCAGCGGCCCGCTGCTTCAGCAGAACATGGTCGTGACTTTGGCGGGAGGCGAGAACTGA
- a CDS encoding Zn-ribbon domain-containing OB-fold protein — translation MTTSAAPGPVRPSPEVEVPAPETEILEADLAISFDYTRSLGPVLSPFALALREGRILGGRTSDGRVLVPPSEFDPRTGRPTHELVEVGATGIVTSWSWQPKPLAGQPLSKPFAWALIQLDGADSAVLHAVDVDDPAAMSTGMRVQAAWREARTGRIDDIACFVPFDGAQGADVAAQGADVAAQGADVGAQGAGGAGSRLRSTSEQDSAAEGDSTADERVVIETPVALEIRHAATEEESWYLDGLKHGKLYGGRVTTGEVYFPPRQASPADGSRTTERVELPDTGIVTTFCIVNVPFLGQQITPPYVAAYVLLDGADIPFLHLILDCPADEVRMGMRVKAVWRPEDEWDHTLKNISHFAPTGEPDAPREAYRDHL, via the coding sequence GTGACCACGAGCGCAGCACCCGGACCCGTGCGGCCGAGCCCCGAGGTCGAGGTTCCCGCACCGGAGACCGAGATCCTGGAAGCCGATCTCGCGATCTCCTTCGACTACACCCGCTCCCTCGGACCAGTCCTGTCGCCGTTCGCACTCGCACTGCGCGAGGGACGGATCCTCGGCGGGCGCACCTCCGACGGACGCGTCCTGGTACCGCCCTCCGAGTTCGACCCGCGCACCGGACGCCCCACCCACGAGCTCGTCGAGGTGGGTGCCACGGGCATCGTGACCAGCTGGTCGTGGCAGCCGAAACCCCTTGCCGGACAGCCGCTCTCGAAACCGTTCGCCTGGGCACTGATCCAGCTCGACGGCGCCGACAGCGCAGTGCTCCACGCGGTCGACGTCGACGACCCCGCCGCCATGTCCACCGGTATGCGAGTACAGGCCGCCTGGCGGGAAGCGCGCACCGGACGGATCGACGACATCGCATGCTTTGTTCCTTTCGACGGGGCTCAAGGAGCGGACGTAGCGGCTCAAGGAGCGGACGTAGCGGCTCAAGGAGCGGACGTAGGGGCTCAAGGAGCTGGCGGGGCGGGGTCTCGACTTCGCTCGACCAGCGAACAAGACTCCGCCGCAGAGGGGGACTCGACCGCCGACGAGCGCGTCGTCATCGAGACGCCCGTGGCACTGGAGATCCGGCACGCCGCCACCGAGGAGGAGTCCTGGTACCTCGACGGCCTCAAGCACGGAAAGCTCTACGGCGGACGTGTGACGACCGGCGAGGTCTACTTCCCACCCCGGCAGGCCAGCCCGGCGGACGGATCCAGAACCACTGAGCGCGTGGAACTTCCCGACACCGGAATCGTCACCACGTTCTGCATCGTCAACGTCCCGTTCCTCGGGCAGCAGATCACGCCGCCGTACGTCGCCGCATACGTCCTTCTCGACGGCGCCGACATCCCGTTCTTGCACCTGATTCTCGACTGCCCCGCCGACGAGGTGCGCATGGGCATGCGCGTCAAAGCGGTCTGGCGTCCAGAGGACGAATGGGACCACACCCTCAAGAACATCAGCCACTTCGCGCCGACCGGTGAGCCGGACGCGCCGCGCGAGGCCTACCGGGACCACCTATGA
- a CDS encoding PaaI family thioesterase, with product MDIEVARAVLDAQPFSRLLGARVAEVSDEHVVLELDVDDRLRQQFGLIHGGVLAYLADNSLTYAAALALGPEVLTNGFTIDYLAAARDGAVLRSTARLVGGGRRKATSRCEIEIVDDDGAATLCAVAMGSAISTTKKS from the coding sequence GTGGACATCGAGGTCGCGAGAGCGGTGCTGGACGCGCAGCCCTTCAGCCGGCTGCTCGGCGCGCGCGTGGCGGAAGTGTCCGACGAGCACGTCGTCCTCGAGCTCGACGTGGACGATCGCCTGCGCCAGCAGTTCGGGCTGATCCACGGCGGCGTGCTCGCCTATCTCGCGGACAACTCGCTCACCTACGCGGCAGCGCTGGCGCTCGGCCCGGAGGTGCTGACCAACGGATTCACCATCGACTACCTCGCCGCCGCCCGCGACGGCGCGGTACTGCGCTCCACCGCCCGGCTCGTCGGTGGCGGACGACGCAAAGCGACCAGCCGCTGTGAGATCGAGATCGTCGACGACGACGGCGCAGCCACCCTGTGCGCCGTAGCAATGGGCTCGGCGATCTCGACGACCAAGAAGTCCTGA
- a CDS encoding crotonase/enoyl-CoA hydratase family protein — MPDTNAPECLVEKRGHVLIVTMNRPQARNALSGEMMRIMVEAWDRIDDDPDIRVAILTGAGGYFCAGADLKAMNRSAPGDSFAQGGWDLTKLPALLKGRRLTKPLIAAVEGPAIAGGTEILQGTDIRVAGESAKFGVSEARWGLFPLGGSAVRLVRQIPYTVACDLLLTGRHITAAEAKEYGLIGYVVPDGSALDKALEIADQIAANGPVAVQAILKTIRDSEGVHEEEAFVAEAQLGMKVFGSADAKIGPRAFANKEKPVFTGE, encoded by the coding sequence ATGCCGGACACCAACGCCCCCGAATGCCTGGTCGAGAAGCGCGGCCACGTCCTGATCGTCACCATGAACCGGCCGCAGGCGCGCAATGCTCTGTCCGGCGAGATGATGCGGATCATGGTGGAGGCCTGGGACCGGATCGACGACGACCCGGACATTCGCGTCGCGATCCTGACCGGCGCCGGCGGCTACTTCTGCGCGGGCGCCGATCTCAAGGCCATGAACCGTTCGGCGCCCGGCGACTCGTTCGCACAGGGCGGCTGGGACCTGACCAAACTCCCCGCGCTGCTCAAAGGACGACGGCTGACCAAGCCGCTCATCGCCGCGGTGGAGGGGCCGGCGATCGCGGGCGGAACCGAGATCCTGCAGGGCACCGACATCCGGGTCGCCGGCGAAAGCGCCAAGTTCGGCGTCTCCGAGGCACGCTGGGGCCTGTTCCCGCTAGGCGGAAGCGCCGTCCGCCTGGTCCGGCAGATCCCGTACACCGTCGCGTGCGACCTGCTGCTGACCGGCCGCCACATCACCGCCGCCGAGGCCAAGGAGTACGGCCTGATCGGCTACGTGGTGCCCGACGGCTCCGCGCTCGACAAAGCCCTGGAGATCGCCGACCAGATCGCCGCGAACGGCCCCGTCGCCGTGCAGGCGATCCTCAAGACCATCCGCGACTCCGAGGGTGTGCACGAGGAAGAGGCCTTCGTCGCCGAAGCCCAGCTCGGCATGAAGGTGTTCGGCTCCGCCGACGCCAAGATCGGCCCCCGCGCCTTCGCGAACAAGGAGAAGCCGGTCTTCACCGGGGAGTAG
- a CDS encoding NAD(P)H-dependent flavin oxidoreductase, giving the protein MARISTELATRFGIDLPVFGFTPSQEVAAAISRAGGLGVLGCVRFNDPGELDEVLEWMHQNTDGKPFGVDVVMPAKIPTEGAKADLDTMIPPEHRAFVERTLDDLGVPPLADGSDRVNTGVLGWLHSVARSHVDVAMEHARKYGQIKLIANALGSPPDDVIAQSHENGVAVAALAGTKEHALHHVQAGVDIVIAQGYEGGGHTGEVTSMVLWPEIVDAVGDIAPVLAAGGVGSGRQMAAAIALGAQGVWMGTYWLTAAEYRLGATGDGPSTVQKALLSATSRDTVRRRIYSGKPARLLKTKWTDAWDAANAPEPLPMPLQNLLVGEAHARISQSDDPEVVAMPAGQIVGRCNEIVPVADLIAGLLAEYEQAVARMDSTLG; this is encoded by the coding sequence ATGGCCAGAATCAGCACCGAACTCGCTACGCGCTTCGGCATCGACCTGCCCGTCTTCGGCTTCACGCCCAGTCAGGAGGTCGCAGCGGCGATCAGCCGCGCCGGCGGACTGGGAGTGCTCGGCTGCGTGCGCTTCAACGACCCCGGTGAGCTCGACGAGGTGCTGGAGTGGATGCATCAGAACACCGACGGCAAGCCGTTCGGCGTCGACGTCGTGATGCCGGCCAAGATCCCGACCGAGGGCGCCAAGGCCGACCTGGACACGATGATCCCGCCCGAGCATCGGGCCTTCGTCGAACGCACCCTCGACGACCTCGGCGTCCCGCCCCTGGCGGACGGATCAGACCGCGTGAACACGGGTGTGCTGGGCTGGCTCCATTCGGTGGCGCGAAGCCACGTGGACGTCGCCATGGAACACGCGCGCAAGTACGGACAGATCAAGCTCATCGCCAACGCGCTCGGGTCGCCCCCGGACGACGTCATCGCGCAGTCCCATGAGAACGGGGTCGCCGTCGCGGCCCTGGCCGGCACGAAAGAGCATGCCCTGCACCATGTCCAGGCCGGGGTCGACATCGTGATCGCCCAGGGGTACGAGGGCGGCGGTCACACCGGCGAGGTCACCTCGATGGTGCTCTGGCCGGAGATCGTCGACGCCGTCGGCGACATCGCGCCGGTCCTGGCCGCGGGCGGCGTGGGCAGCGGCCGGCAGATGGCCGCCGCGATCGCTCTCGGCGCGCAGGGCGTGTGGATGGGCACCTACTGGCTCACCGCCGCCGAGTACCGGCTCGGCGCCACCGGCGACGGTCCGTCGACGGTGCAGAAGGCACTGCTGAGCGCGACCTCCCGGGACACCGTCCGCCGGCGCATCTACTCCGGCAAGCCCGCGCGGCTGCTCAAGACCAAGTGGACCGACGCGTGGGACGCCGCGAATGCGCCGGAGCCGTTGCCCATGCCGCTGCAGAACCTGCTCGTCGGCGAGGCGCACGCCCGGATCTCGCAGAGCGACGACCCGGAGGTGGTGGCGATGCCGGCCGGCCAGATCGTCGGCCGCTGCAACGAGATCGTGCCGGTCGCGGACCTGATCGCCGGTCTGCTCGCGGAGTACGAACAGGCCGTCGCCCGGATGGACTCGACGCTGGGCTGA
- a CDS encoding type B 50S ribosomal protein L31, whose amino-acid sequence MKPGIHPAYGPVVFRDASTGSQFLTRSTATSAETVEWEDGNVYPLIVVEVSSDSHPFWTGSQRLVDSAGRVEKFNRKYGRG is encoded by the coding sequence ATGAAACCCGGAATCCACCCCGCCTACGGCCCCGTCGTCTTCCGCGACGCATCCACCGGTAGCCAGTTCCTGACGCGGTCGACCGCCACCTCCGCCGAGACCGTCGAATGGGAAGACGGCAACGTCTACCCGCTCATCGTCGTCGAGGTGAGCAGCGACTCGCACCCGTTCTGGACCGGCAGCCAGCGCCTGGTCGACTCGGCGGGCCGCGTGGAGAAGTTCAACCGCAAGTACGGGCGCGGCTGA
- the mrf gene encoding ribosome hibernation factor-recruiting GTPase MRF, with protein sequence MDLRTPVTLVTGLNREANARMANALAVPGTAFISHDLRALPLGYVVRQTRTVIGDADQFAIEGVPLEHGCATCTLRYDLLPMLRTLHRTDGVERIVVVLDPAFEPEPVVAEILGTLVETDDLPEGVAGDDVVVRATVTAVDGAAWLNDATGDLTLCEAGLSEVEDERTLAQVAVAQARFADVLVAECSGDPDDRYEQARLCAALRRINPAAIQTVLHPGDPFGPRELLVSLAATRPESRRGRLHTAFDPLLDGCPPLESDCGIAVVTFEADRAFHPERLHDAIDVLLDGVITARGRLWLTSSPDDVLWLESAGGSLGVSRVARWIAARGEDELSSVTPEVRAMASLRWDDEHGDRHSSIVAVTHRAEPAEIEQALRDALLTDDELARGADYLAALPSPFGDIHLDPCDSSSPSKASSSPSEASSSPSTVEGVARDLAADSINSEETTR encoded by the coding sequence GTGGACCTGCGCACCCCGGTGACCCTGGTGACCGGACTCAACAGGGAAGCCAATGCCCGCATGGCGAACGCCCTGGCCGTCCCCGGCACCGCATTCATCTCGCACGATCTGCGCGCACTGCCGCTCGGCTACGTCGTCCGGCAGACGCGCACCGTGATCGGCGACGCCGATCAGTTCGCCATCGAGGGCGTGCCGCTGGAGCACGGCTGCGCCACCTGCACTCTCCGGTACGACCTGCTGCCGATGCTGCGTACGCTGCACCGCACGGACGGCGTCGAACGCATCGTCGTGGTGCTCGATCCGGCCTTCGAACCCGAGCCGGTGGTCGCCGAGATCCTCGGCACCCTCGTGGAGACCGACGACCTGCCCGAGGGCGTGGCGGGCGACGACGTCGTCGTGCGGGCGACGGTCACCGCGGTCGACGGTGCGGCCTGGCTGAACGACGCCACCGGCGACCTCACCCTCTGCGAAGCAGGCCTCTCGGAGGTGGAAGACGAACGGACTCTGGCCCAGGTGGCCGTCGCGCAGGCCCGCTTCGCCGACGTCCTGGTGGCCGAGTGCTCCGGCGATCCCGACGACCGCTATGAACAGGCGCGCCTGTGCGCGGCGCTCCGGCGCATCAACCCCGCCGCGATCCAGACCGTCCTGCATCCGGGAGACCCGTTCGGGCCGCGGGAGTTGCTGGTCTCGCTGGCCGCCACGCGCCCCGAGTCGCGGCGGGGACGGCTGCACACCGCCTTCGATCCGTTGCTCGACGGGTGCCCGCCGCTCGAGTCCGACTGCGGCATCGCGGTGGTGACCTTCGAGGCCGACCGGGCGTTCCACCCCGAACGGCTGCACGACGCCATCGACGTGCTGCTCGACGGCGTGATCACCGCGCGGGGCCGGCTCTGGCTCACTTCCAGCCCGGACGACGTTCTGTGGCTCGAATCCGCCGGCGGCTCCCTCGGCGTCAGCCGGGTGGCCCGCTGGATCGCCGCGCGCGGCGAGGACGAACTGTCGTCGGTCACGCCGGAGGTGCGCGCCATGGCGTCCCTGCGCTGGGACGACGAGCACGGCGACCGCCACTCGTCGATCGTCGCGGTGACGCACCGCGCCGAGCCCGCCGAGATCGAGCAGGCGCTGCGCGATGCCCTCCTGACCGACGACGAACTCGCCCGGGGCGCCGACTATCTCGCCGCCCTGCCCTCACCGTTCGGCGACATCCATCTGGACCCCTGCGACTCCAGCTCCCCGAGCAAAGCCTCCAGCTCCCCGAGCGAAGCCTCCAGCTCCCCGAGCACAGTCGAGGGGGTCGCTCGCGACCTCGCCGCCGATTCGATCAACTCTGAGGAGACCACCCGATGA
- the rpmB gene encoding 50S ribosomal protein L28: MSSRCQVTGKVPGFGKQVSHSHRRTSRQWRPNVQRRTYWVPSLRRKVTMRVSTDGIKIIDRDGIDAVVARRLAAGEKF, from the coding sequence ATGAGTTCTCGCTGTCAGGTGACCGGCAAGGTGCCGGGCTTCGGCAAGCAGGTCTCGCATTCGCACCGGCGCACGTCGCGTCAGTGGCGGCCGAATGTGCAGCGTCGCACGTACTGGGTGCCCAGCCTGCGCCGGAAGGTGACCATGCGTGTCAGCACGGACGGAATCAAGATCATCGACCGCGACGGCATCGACGCGGTGGTCGCACGCCGGCTCGCGGCGGGGGAGAAGTTCTGA
- the rpmG gene encoding 50S ribosomal protein L33 — protein sequence MGKSTDVRPIVKLKSTAGTGYTYVTRKNRRNDPDRMVLRKYDPVARRHVDFREER from the coding sequence ATGGGCAAGAGCACCGACGTCCGTCCGATCGTGAAGCTCAAGTCCACCGCAGGCACCGGCTACACGTACGTGACCCGCAAGAACCGCCGCAACGACCCCGACCGGATGGTCTTGCGCAAGTACGACCCGGTCGCTCGGCGGCACGTCGACTTCCGGGAAGAACGTTGA
- the rpsN gene encoding 30S ribosomal protein S14 codes for MAKKSKIVADARRREVVARYAERRAELKRIIVDPASTPDQRDAAQRELMRQPRDASPVRLRNRDAVDGRPRGYLRKAGISRIRFREMAHKGELPGISKASW; via the coding sequence ATGGCTAAGAAGTCCAAGATCGTCGCGGACGCACGACGACGAGAGGTGGTCGCCCGGTACGCCGAGCGGCGCGCCGAACTGAAGCGGATCATCGTCGATCCGGCGAGCACGCCGGACCAGCGCGATGCCGCGCAGCGGGAGCTGATGCGGCAGCCTCGTGACGCCAGCCCGGTGCGGCTGCGCAACCGGGATGCCGTCGACGGCCGTCCGCGCGGCTATCTGCGGAAGGCCGGCATCTCCCGGATCCGCTTCCGCGAGATGGCGCACAAGGGCGAACTGCCCGGGATCTCGAAAGCGAGCTGGTGA
- the rpsR gene encoding 30S ribosomal protein S18 yields the protein MGTQKKRKAGERKRPARKADSSLTFDYKDTATLRKFLSDRGRIRSRAVTGLSPQQQRQLATAVRNAREMALLPFSTR from the coding sequence ATGGGAACGCAGAAGAAGCGCAAGGCCGGGGAGCGCAAGCGTCCGGCGCGCAAGGCGGACTCGAGTCTGACCTTCGACTACAAGGACACCGCGACGCTGCGGAAGTTCCTCAGCGATCGCGGCCGGATCCGCTCGCGCGCGGTCACCGGACTGTCGCCGCAACAGCAGCGCCAGCTGGCGACGGCCGTCCGCAACGCCCGGGAAATGGCCCTGCTGCCGTTCAGCACCCGCTGA
- a CDS encoding acyl-CoA dehydrogenase family protein, with protein MDFTPTETAAEAGALAGDIASSISTAERIAELEAAQAPLDVRLWRALGEAGLLGIGADETLGSEETVAVATALGRSLARVPYGPHAVAALPAIVEFGSPELLELLAVGAADGAVVLGAAFEEDLGVSVIAPSTRLADGRLTGAKVNVPYADAADHLLVNALGPDGATVAVVATDARGVTVIETPSTGLTPVYSVEFDDVTVDAAHLLRDGASTVVRVADLLRLAVAADQSGVVAAALEATAEYAREREQFGRAIGSFQAVAQRLADGYIDVQGLALTVAQAAWLLSPDSGASQAEITAAVATAKFWADEAGHRVAHTAVHVHGGVGLDTSHPAHRYFLRAKQNEFTLGTAPVVLDELGSLLAVSGC; from the coding sequence ATGGACTTCACCCCCACCGAGACCGCAGCCGAGGCCGGCGCACTGGCCGGCGACATCGCGAGCAGCATCAGCACCGCCGAGCGCATCGCCGAGCTGGAGGCCGCACAGGCCCCCCTGGACGTCCGGCTCTGGCGCGCACTCGGCGAGGCAGGCCTGCTCGGAATCGGCGCCGACGAGACGCTGGGCAGCGAGGAGACCGTCGCCGTCGCCACGGCGCTCGGCCGCAGCCTGGCCCGCGTGCCCTACGGTCCGCACGCCGTGGCCGCTCTCCCTGCGATCGTCGAGTTCGGCTCCCCGGAGCTGCTCGAGCTGCTGGCCGTCGGGGCCGCCGACGGCGCCGTAGTGCTCGGCGCCGCCTTCGAGGAGGATCTCGGGGTCTCCGTGATCGCTCCGTCTACCCGGCTCGCCGACGGCCGCCTCACCGGCGCCAAAGTGAATGTGCCCTATGCCGACGCCGCCGACCACCTGCTGGTGAACGCGCTCGGCCCGGACGGCGCGACGGTGGCGGTGGTCGCCACGGATGCGCGCGGCGTCACTGTGATCGAGACCCCGAGCACCGGCCTGACTCCCGTCTACTCCGTCGAGTTCGACGACGTCACGGTCGACGCGGCGCACCTGCTGCGCGACGGCGCGTCGACCGTGGTCCGCGTCGCCGATCTCCTCCGGCTTGCAGTCGCCGCCGATCAGTCCGGCGTGGTGGCAGCAGCCCTGGAGGCGACGGCCGAGTACGCCCGCGAACGCGAACAGTTCGGCCGGGCGATCGGATCGTTCCAGGCGGTCGCCCAGCGGCTCGCCGACGGCTACATCGACGTGCAGGGACTGGCGCTCACCGTCGCCCAGGCCGCGTGGCTCCTCTCGCCGGATTCGGGCGCCTCCCAGGCGGAGATCACCGCCGCCGTGGCGACCGCCAAGTTCTGGGCCGACGAGGCGGGCCACCGAGTCGCCCACACCGCGGTGCACGTGCACGGCGGCGTCGGCCTGGACACCTCACACCCGGCACATCGGTACTTCTTGCGTGCCAAGCAGAACGAATTCACCCTCGGCACCGCACCGGTGGTGCTCGACGAACTCGGGAGCCTGCTCGCCGTCAGCGGGTGCTGA
- a CDS encoding acyl-CoA dehydrogenase family protein produces the protein MRIAYTPEQESLRRELRAYFAGLMTPERRRALTGGEGELGEGDAYRDVVRQMGADGWLALGWPTEYGGANRSMMDQLIFTDEAAIAGAPVPFLTINSVAPTIMAFGTDEQKEFFLPRIAAGQLHFSIGYSEPGAGTDLASLRTTAIRDGDEYVINGQKMWTSLIPYADYVWLACRTDPEAPKHKGISMLIVPTSSDGFSYTTVHTMSGVDTSATYYENVRVPDTALVGAEGGGWPLVTNQLNHERVALCSAAPIQTALRETVAFARAECAGNRRLIEVPWVAANLARVHAKVEFLKLINWKVASIAAQGGSPSPADASATKVYGTEFATEAYRLLMEVLGPSATLRAGSPGAHLAGRLERFARTSLILTFGGGTNEVQRDIIGMLALKLPAARR, from the coding sequence GTGCGGATCGCCTACACGCCCGAACAGGAGTCGCTGCGCCGCGAACTGCGGGCCTACTTCGCCGGCCTGATGACGCCGGAGCGACGGCGCGCGCTCACCGGCGGCGAGGGTGAACTCGGCGAGGGCGACGCGTACCGCGACGTGGTGCGCCAGATGGGCGCCGACGGCTGGCTGGCCCTGGGCTGGCCGACCGAGTACGGCGGCGCGAACCGCTCGATGATGGACCAGCTGATCTTCACCGACGAGGCGGCGATCGCCGGCGCGCCGGTGCCGTTCCTGACGATCAACTCGGTGGCGCCGACGATCATGGCCTTCGGGACGGACGAGCAGAAAGAGTTCTTTCTGCCGCGGATCGCCGCAGGTCAGCTGCACTTCTCGATCGGCTACTCCGAGCCGGGCGCGGGCACCGACCTCGCCTCGCTGCGCACCACGGCGATCCGTGACGGCGACGAGTACGTGATCAACGGCCAGAAGATGTGGACCAGTCTCATCCCGTACGCGGACTACGTGTGGCTGGCTTGCCGCACGGACCCGGAAGCACCCAAGCACAAGGGCATCTCGATGCTGATCGTGCCCACGTCGTCCGACGGCTTCTCGTACACGACGGTGCACACCATGTCCGGGGTCGACACCTCGGCCACCTACTACGAGAACGTGCGGGTGCCGGACACGGCGCTGGTCGGCGCGGAGGGCGGCGGCTGGCCGCTGGTCACCAACCAGCTCAACCACGAGCGCGTGGCGCTGTGCAGTGCGGCGCCGATCCAGACGGCACTGCGCGAGACCGTCGCCTTCGCCCGCGCCGAGTGCGCCGGCAACCGGCGCCTGATCGAGGTCCCGTGGGTCGCCGCGAACCTCGCCCGCGTCCACGCCAAGGTCGAGTTCCTCAAGTTGATCAACTGGAAGGTCGCCTCGATCGCCGCACAGGGCGGGTCCCCGTCGCCGGCTGACGCCTCGGCCACCAAGGTGTACGGCACGGAGTTCGCCACCGAGGCCTACCGGCTCCTGATGGAAGTGCTCGGCCCGTCCGCCACGCTCCGTGCCGGCAGTCCGGGCGCGCACCTCGCCGGACGGCTCGAGCGCTTCGCCCGCACGTCGCTGATCCTCACCTTCGGAGGCGGAACCAACGAGGTCCAGCGCGACATCATCGGCATGCTGGCGCTGAAACTGCCTGCGGCCCGGCGCTGA
- a CDS encoding ferredoxin: MRVTCDFDLCESNAVCVGMAPDVFELDDNDYLVILDEQVPAEREEEMRQVVASCPRSALRLEE, from the coding sequence ATGCGAGTGACGTGTGATTTCGACCTGTGCGAGTCGAATGCGGTCTGTGTGGGGATGGCGCCTGACGTCTTCGAGCTCGACGACAACGACTACCTGGTGATTCTCGATGAACAGGTGCCCGCGGAGCGGGAAGAGGAGATGCGCCAAGTGGTCGCGAGCTGTCCGCGCTCGGCCCTGCGGCTGGAGGAGTGA